In a genomic window of Gadus chalcogrammus isolate NIFS_2021 chromosome 17, NIFS_Gcha_1.0, whole genome shotgun sequence:
- the msantd1 gene encoding myb/SANT-like DNA-binding domain-containing protein 1, giving the protein MASEDNFSYLLPGHSEKHRRARNWTDGEMKALLFVWEEHHNELKLSKRNAKVYEKMSQRFLELTGELRHKEEIKMKITNMSFQYRRLKCNSEEASEAPDWPYFKAIETILSKPPDNGRLSSFEFHAAAGGGPSTSSTKSSEGLIGQGPATRSGAAGGLIGFLPEYTGSSDEMEMKQEVIDSLSSDSVQSLDSSSRPGKRKRADRKLVSMKRKKLRLMRAMLQEQRRMSRSMEESSREVRRALQQQNFLQIQTLQLQERMMNLLEKLVQPTLPGSATPWAQGGAQELGKP; this is encoded by the exons ATGGCTTCAGAGGACAATTTCAGCTACCTTCTGCCCGGCCACAGTGAGAAGCACAGGCGGGCCCGCAACTGGACCGACGGCGAGATGAAGGCCTTGCTCTTCGTGTGGGAGGAGCATCACAACGAACTGAAGTTGAGCAAGAGGAACGCCAAGGTGTACGAGAAGATGTCCCAGAGGTTCCTGGAGCTGACCGGCGAACTGCGCCACAAGGAGGAGATCAAGATGAAGATCACCAACATGTCCTTCCAGTACAG GAGACTCAAATGCAACAGCGAGGAGGCCAGCGAGGCCCCGGATTGGCCCTACTTCAAGGCCATCGAGACCATCCTGTCCAAGCCGCCGGATAACGGACGGCTCAGCTCCTTCGAGTTCCACGCGGCAGCCGGGGGCgggccctccacctcctccaccaagtCCTCGGAGGGCCTGATTGGCCAGGGGCCCGCGACGCGCAGTGGGGCAGCCGGGGGCCTCATAGGCTTCCTGCCGGAGTACACCGGCTCCTCCGACGAGATGGAGATGAAACAGGAAGTGATCGACTCGCTGAGCTCGGACAGCGTCCAGTCACTGGACTCCAG CTCCCGTCCGGGGAAGAGAAAGCGTGCGGACAGGAAGCTGGTGTccatgaagaggaagaagctgCGTCTGATGAGGGCCATGCTCCAGGAGCAGCGTAGGATGAGTCGCTCCATGGAGGAGAGCAGTAGGGAGGTGCGCCGCGCTCTGCAGCAGCAGAACTTCCTCCAGATCCAGACGCTGCAGCTCCAGGAACGCATGATGAACCTGCTGGAGAAGCTGGTGCAGCCCACCCTCCCGGGCTCGGCCACACCGTGGGCCCAGGGCGGGGCCCAAGAACTGGGGAAGCCGTGA